The Thermus aquaticus genome contains a region encoding:
- the glpX gene encoding class II fructose-bisphosphatase — IAVDPVEGTTTAAKGLPNAVTVIAISEKGGLFHAPDMYMEKLIVPPPAAGLVDLTWPVAANLKALALALQRSVEDLVVVVLDRPRHEGLIREIREAGARVKLISDGDVIAALAAAIRGTGVHAVMGIGGAPEGVLAAAALKCLGGEIQARFTPQNEEERARLKAMGGDENRIYRTEDLAPGKEIVFAATGITDGDILQGVRFFGGGARTHSIVMGHATRTVRFIDSIHLFETGARVTIRV; from the coding sequence ATCGCCGTGGACCCGGTGGAGGGGACCACCACCGCCGCCAAGGGCCTGCCCAACGCCGTCACCGTGATCGCCATCAGCGAGAAGGGCGGGCTCTTCCACGCCCCCGACATGTACATGGAAAAGCTCATCGTCCCCCCGCCCGCCGCCGGGCTGGTGGACCTCACCTGGCCCGTGGCCGCCAACCTGAAGGCTTTGGCCCTGGCCCTCCAGCGCTCGGTGGAGGACCTGGTGGTGGTGGTCCTGGACCGCCCCCGGCACGAAGGGCTCATCCGGGAGATCCGGGAGGCCGGGGCCCGGGTCAAGCTCATCTCTGACGGGGACGTGATCGCCGCCCTGGCGGCCGCCATCCGGGGGACGGGGGTCCACGCCGTCATGGGCATCGGCGGGGCCCCGGAAGGGGTTCTGGCGGCGGCGGCCCTCAAGTGCCTGGGCGGGGAGATCCAGGCCCGCTTCACCCCGCAAAACGAGGAGGAGCGGGCCCGCCTCAAGGCCATGGGCGGGGACGAGAACCGCATCTACCGCACCGAGGACCTGGCCCCGGGAAAGGAGATCGTCTTCGCCGCCACCGGCATAACCGACGGGGACATCCTCCAGGGAGTCCGCTTCTTCGGCGGCGGGGCCAGGACCCACTCCATCGTCATGGGGCACGCCACCCGCACCGTGCGCTTTATAGACTCCATCCATCTCTTTGAGACGGGCGCCCGGGTCACCATCCGGGTTTAA